The sequence below is a genomic window from bacterium 336/3.
TAAGTCTTGAGGGTTAAATTTGAAAAGTCCTTCATAAATTTGAGTGGATACTCTATAAGAGTAAACATCAATGATATTTAATGGATAAAGACTCTTGATGTACTCATTCTGATTGACTTTGAGAACACCTCCATATTTTTTGCCTCCTTTGGCTTCTTTGAGCGATTCTGAGCCTGTTTTATCTGTTCCACTACCACAAGATGTGATGGTTGCAATAGCTATCAAAAAAACAGCAATCTTTTTCATTGGAATCATTATTTTGAGATAATTTTGAAAAGACTTAGAGTTTTTAAAAGTACAAAAAATTTAGAAAAAAACATTTTTATTTAAAAAAAAAAACAAAATGATTATTAAATAAATTGATTTATAAGTTTTTAATTAATTAAAAAGACTTTGAAAACGAGATGATTTTTTGAAATTATGAAATTCTAAGTCATTTTTCACCTTATTTTTCCACTCAGGTATTTGTATGATTTTCCCCAAAGCTTCAATACACTTCTCTTCATTGCCTTTTCTAGCTTCAATAATTGCCACACAGTAATTAACGAGTTGCTTATCATAGTTGTTTTCAATAAGGGTATTAAAAATTCCCTCAGCTTTGTCATACTCATGTATAAGTAAGTATGCTAAAGCCTTGTTAAACAATATGTTATTGTGGTTTCCTGCTTCAGAGAAGTACTTAATCGACTCTTTATATTTTTTATCTCGATAACTTTTTGCTTTTTTAGCCAAATCAAGTCCTTTTAAAGCATATAGACCTTCATGCTTCAATTGCATTTTAATAGCTTTATTTAAGGATTCTTCAGCTTTTTGAGACTGCTTTGTTAGAGTATAAAGTAAAACTTCCTGATAAAAAGTTTCTGCTCTTGCATCTATTTGATTTGCAATAACAGTATGATAAAGAGCTAATTGAAATAATTTGTTTTGTTTTTCTGAATTCAATTCTTTTTGAGCCAATTCAAACTGTATTTTACCTAGATTATGATGAGATACAGAACTGTTATTGATTTTGATATTTTGCTCATAAAAATGGATTTGTTCTTCAAGCGTAGATTGTTTAATAGAACTATTTTTATCTCTTAACTGAATTCTTGCATATCTCAACTTAGGATATACCTTTTTTCTGATTTCTTGATAAAAAGGATAATTGCTTAATTTTGCGTCTAAAGAATCTAATTTTGTGTTTTGTATGATGTTAAAAATAGTTTCTGTGTCTGTAGAGGCTAAATTACTTTCTTGTACAAGTTCTTGAAAATGGGTTTTTAAATTGGAAATCTGCTGTTTTATTTGAGGAAAAGGAAGCTTGTGATTTTTTGCTAACTCTGCCAAATGCTTTTTGAGTGCTTCTGCTCTGTTATTAGCCAAAACCTGATTGTTTTTTTCTGAACCTTCTAACGAAAAAGCTGATTCTATGAGCAAAGGCTCTTGATTTTTGATGATTTTCAAAAAAAACTCCTCATAATTATTTAATTGTTCTTTTTGTAACACTGCATCACTTTGTTCAAAAAAGAAATTGATGGTGTAATCTTTGAAATTAAAAGCTTCATTTTTAGGGATTTCTAAAAATACACTCTCTTGCCAAACATCCTTAAATAACATAGATGTTTGTATAATCCCTTTATTGATAAAGAAATAAGGTGTTTCAAATTTCTTTTTCCCTTTGATTTGGGTGGTTTTTACAACAATATCACCATTACTTTTATTATGCTCATATAAAAAAGCAAAGTCTTGTTCTTTGAGAGGGGTTTTCTTTTTAGATAAGTAATTGTTGGCATTGAAAGTAATTGAACCTACTTCTGCTATAAAACTTTCTGTTCCTTTGGTGTTCTGAGCATTTGTAAAGAAAATTTTTGCTTCATATTGAGCATCTTTTTGTAGCATTTCAGTGGGCAACAAAAATTTAATATTGAAATGGACCTCTCCACCATGTACTTCCAAAGGAGAGGGATTTATTTCTATTTGTTGCTTTTTAGCAATTTTTTCAAATTGCTTTGAGCCATTACAAGCAAATAAAATTAGGGAAAATATTAAATAATAGAGGTTTGATAAAGTTTTTTGATTTTTTTTTATAAAAATTTTGTACATTTGGGCATATATTTTGTTTTTTACAAAACTAAAAAAAACAGTTGGTTGAAGATATTTTTTAAGATGGAAAAGTTTAAATCTTTTTTGGAGTTTCATGCATTTGGAGTTTGTACCCGTTTAGGAGAAAAAATGGGTATGGCAATCTCTAATATACGTCTGTTTTTTATTTACACAACTTTTCTGACCTTTGGTTCGCCCATTGTTATCTATTTGGCTCTGGCATTTATCATGAATATCAGACGTTATCTTAGAAGAGCCAACAACCCAAGTGTTTGGGATATTTAATAAATTTTAAAAGAGAGGACAAGTGATTTTGTTCCAGATAATTAATAATTGATATGATTTTACCTATTGTAGCCTACGGAGACCCTGTACTTAAACAAGTAGCTAAGGATATAGAAATTGGCACAGACTTAAAAAGTTTAATAGACGATATGTTTGAAACCATGTATGAAGCTCATGGTATAGGACTTGCTGCTCCCCAAATTGGAAAAGGTATTCGTTTGTTCATTGTAGATGGTACACAACTCGAAGAAGAAGAGGAACCTATACTAAAAACATTCAAAAAAGCGTTTATCAATCCAATGATTTTAGAGGAAAAAGGTAAACCTTGGACAATGGAAGAGGGTTGTTTGAGTATTCCAGGTATCAGAGAAAATGTAAGTAGAAAAGAAACACTTACTATTCGTTATTATGATATAGATTGGAAATTACAAGAAGAAACCTATGATGGAATGGCTGCAAGAATTATCCAACATGAATATGACCATATTGAAGGAAAATTATTTGTAGATTATCTTTCTCCACTAAAAAAACGATTATTGAAAGGGAAACTTGCAAATATCAGTAAAGGAATTACAGATGCTGACTACAAAATGCGTTTTCCTTTGGCATCAAAAGCTAGGTAATAACAAATAATTATAGATTGTTTTGGTAAAAGGACGAAAAAGGCTCATAGGGAATAGTATTGTAGCCCTTATAACGCTGATAGCATATTTTTGTACAACCATCTCACCTGCAAATTATGGGTGGGCTGGTTTTTTTGCTTTACTTGTTCCTTTACTCATTATTACCAACTTCATCTTTTTCTTTCATTGGTTTCTAAAAAAATCTCCTAAACTTTTTATATCACTTATTGTTATTCTAATAGGTTTTTCATATTTAAAAAGTTCTATCAATTTTAGTTTTACAAGTTCTAAAGCTAAAAAAAAGGGCTACTTTAGTGTAATGAGCTATAATGTAAAGGTTTTTAATGTTTATAATCACTTACAAGGTAAAGACAGCATCAATGCAAAAAACCTAATTAGACAGGTTGTTGAAGATAGTAGCGATATTAAATGCCTTCAAGAGTTTTTCTGTGAGGATAACTCAAAGGTTTTCAACACAATAGCTCGAATCAATCAAGATAAAAAATATTACTATATCACTACTCCAAAACTAAAAAAACGTCATAATTATTTCGGGTTAGCAATTTTTTCTAAATATCCTATCATCAATTCAGGTGAAATTATATTTCCTAAGAGTAAAAACAAAAGCCATTTTGCAGATATTAAAATTAAGAATGATATTGTAAGGGTTTATAATGTTCATTTTCAATCTATTAGTTTAGATGAAAGCAAAATGTTTGATAACGAAAGCTATGAAGAGTTTAAAGAAACTTATGACAATGTTTTTGAACGAATGAAAAAGGGGTTTCAGAAACGAGCCAAACAAGCAGACTTGTTAATTGAACATATCAAGAAAAGTCCTTATCCTGTTATTGTTTGTGGCGATTTCAACGATACACCTTATAGTTATACTTACACAAGTTTTAAAAATATATTATCAAATGCTTTTGAGAAAGCAGGTAGTGGTTTTGACTTTTCATATAATGGTAAAATGTTTTTTTTAAGAATTGATAATCAGTTTTTTAATGAAAAATTAAAAATTCATTACTTTGAAACAGATAGAAAAATGTCATATTCTGACCATTTCCCACTAAAAGCCATCTATGAAGTGATAAAACCCTAAAACTTACTAAACAACTTAAATAATATGAAAAAAGTATTTGTTTTAATGCTACTCACTTTTTGGAGCGTAGAGATATTTGCTCAACAAAAAGTTCGCCCTGTGATTGTAATTCATGGTGGAGCAGGTACAATTCGTAAATCTGAAATGACACCCGAACAAGAAAAAGCTTATACTCAAGCCCTCGAAGAAGCTCTCAAAATAGGCTATGCAGTACTCGAAAAAGGTGGAACAAGCCTTGAGGCTGTCGAAAAAGCTATTCAAGTTATGGAAGAATCACCTCTTTTCAATGCAGGTAGGGGTTGTGTACTAAACAATCAAGGGCAACCCGAATTAGATGCCTCCATTATGAATGGAAAAACATTGGAAGCTGGTGCTGTGGCAGGTGTAAACAAAATAAAAAGTCCTATCAGTGCAGCCAAAGCTGTGATGCAACAATCTGAACATGTGATGCTTGTGGGTAAAGGAGCAGAAATTTTTGCAAAGTCTAAAGGACTCGAAATGGTTTCGCCAGATTATTTTATTGTTGAAAAAAGAAAAAAACAATTGGATAAGGTAAAGAAGAAGGAAAAAGAAAATAAAGATAAAAATACAAAAAGTGAGTGGGAAGATACCAATCCTGACCGAAAATACGGTACAGTTGGTTGTGTGGCATTAGACCAATATGGAAATATTGCTGCAGGTACATCTACGGGTGGCATGATGAACAAACGTTATGGTAGAGTAGGAGATGCTCCTATCATTGGAGCTGGTACTTATGCCGATAACAATGGTTGTGGCGTTTCAGCAACAGGTCATGGAGAATATTTTATCCGTTCAGTTGTAGCATTTCGTATCAATGCCCTCATGCAAATGAAAGGACTTTCAGTAGAAGAAGCAGCTCAACAAACCATTGATTTTGTTGGGAAATTAGGAGGAATAGGTGGTGTAATTGTCTTAGATGCAAAAGGTAATATTGCTATGCCATTCAATAGCGAAGGAATGTACAGAGGCTATATCAATGCTGATAAAAAAATGGAAACATTGATGTATAAATAAAATGATGGAAAATATTATTTTAGATGGACAATATTGGAGTAACCGATACCTCAGCAACGAAACAGGTTGGGATATAGGTAATTCGGCTACTCCATTAGCCAATTATATCAACCAACTCACAGATAAAAACATCAAAATTTTAATTCCTGGTTGTGGAAATGCTTATGAAGCGGAGTATTTATTAGCTAAAGGTTTTACCAATATTACACTACTTGATATTTCGGAAGTGTTGGTAAAAAACTTACAAGAAAAGTTTAAAGAAAATTCCCATATTAAAATTATTTGTGAGGATTTTTTTGAACATCAAGAAGAGTATGACTTGGTCTTAGAACAAACATTTTTTTGTGCCATCAACCCAACCCTAAGACCCCACTATGCTTTAAAAATGGCTCAAATTCTGAAAAAACAAGGTAAATTAGTAGGCTTATTATTCAATAAAAACTTTGAAATCAACCCTCCATTTGGTGGTAATACACAGGAATATATCTTGTATTTTGAACCTTACTTTGAATTTAAAACCTTTGAAGAATGTTATAATTCTATTCCCCCAAGAGCTAAAAGTGAGCTATTTATAAACTTCATAAAAAAGTAAAATCAAAACTAAAACAAAAAATATATCAGAGCGTTTTTCAGATATAAAAACTATTCCAACCAACTATGAAACTATTTTTTTCAACTATCCTTTTTATCATTTCCTTTTTTCAACTTCAGGCTCAACAAAAATATACCATTAGTGGCTATGTAAAAGACATTGCCAATGGTGAAGACCTCATTGGAGCTTCTGTTTGGGAAAGCAAAACAAAAGTAGGAACTACAACCAATAGCTATGGTTATTTTGCCATCGAAGTACCAGCAACAACAGATACACTAATCTTAAGAGCTTCATATAGTGGATTTTTGGATTATTCTAAAAAAATAGTTTTAGATAAAAATCTGCAAATCAATATTATGATGAGTGTGGATAAAGGACAAGAACAAATTGAAGGAATAGAGGTGATAGATGAAGATAAATTTAAAGATGCTGTGGAAAAAACGCAGATGAGTGTGGATAAACTCGAATACCGAGAAATCAAAACTATTCCTGTTATTTTTGGAGAAACTGATTTAATTAAAGTTTTACAATTAAAACCAGGGGTAAAATCTGGTTCTGAGGCTTCAGCAGGCTTGTATGTACGAGGAGGTGGCCCAGACCAAAATTTAGTTCTTTTAGATGAAGCAACTGTGTATAATGCCTCACATTTGTTTGGTTTCTTTAGTATCTTCAATTCTGATGCCATCAAAAATGTAGAACTCTACAAAGGCGATTTTCCTGCTCAATATGGAGGACGCTTGTCTTCTGTTTTGGACATCAAAATGAAAGAAGGAAATAAAAATAAATTCTCTGGTGCAGGAGGAATTGGACTTATAGCATCAAGACTGACCCTTGAAGGACCTATCCAAAAAGGTAAATCTTCATTCATAGTATCTGGTAGAAGAACTTATTTTGACCTTATCACAAGGCAAATCAATAAAGCCAACGAAGGTAAAAAAGATTACAATCCCATTCCTGATTA
It includes:
- a CDS encoding PspC family transcriptional regulator, with product MEKFKSFLEFHAFGVCTRLGEKMGMAISNIRLFFIYTTFLTFGSPIVIYLALAFIMNIRRYLRRANNPSVWDI
- a CDS encoding isoaspartyl peptidase, with protein sequence MLLTFWSVEIFAQQKVRPVIVIHGGAGTIRKSEMTPEQEKAYTQALEEALKIGYAVLEKGGTSLEAVEKAIQVMEESPLFNAGRGCVLNNQGQPELDASIMNGKTLEAGAVAGVNKIKSPISAAKAVMQQSEHVMLVGKGAEIFAKSKGLEMVSPDYFIVEKRKKQLDKVKKKEKENKDKNTKSEWEDTNPDRKYGTVGCVALDQYGNIAAGTSTGGMMNKRYGRVGDAPIIGAGTYADNNGCGVSATGHGEYFIRSVVAFRINALMQMKGLSVEEAAQQTIDFVGKLGGIGGVIVLDAKGNIAMPFNSEGMYRGYINADKKMETLMYK
- a CDS encoding SAM-dependent methyltransferase, which produces MENIILDGQYWSNRYLSNETGWDIGNSATPLANYINQLTDKNIKILIPGCGNAYEAEYLLAKGFTNITLLDISEVLVKNLQEKFKENSHIKIICEDFFEHQEEYDLVLEQTFFCAINPTLRPHYALKMAQILKKQGKLVGLLFNKNFEINPPFGGNTQEYILYFEPYFEFKTFEECYNSIPPRAKSELFINFIKK
- a CDS encoding peptide deformylase yields the protein MILPIVAYGDPVLKQVAKDIEIGTDLKSLIDDMFETMYEAHGIGLAAPQIGKGIRLFIVDGTQLEEEEEPILKTFKKAFINPMILEEKGKPWTMEEGCLSIPGIRENVSRKETLTIRYYDIDWKLQEETYDGMAARIIQHEYDHIEGKLFVDYLSPLKKRLLKGKLANISKGITDADYKMRFPLASKAR